ATTTATTACGGGCAGGAATACGGGATCAGGGCGGAGGTAACAAAGGAGGGAACCACCATTGCCTTAAGGCTGCCGGCCCAGAGGGAGGTGACGGATGTATAAGGTCATAGTTGTGGAAGATGAGACGATGGTCCGCCGGGGAATCATTTTGACCATCAACTGGGCGGCTCTGGACTGTGTCATAGCGGGCGAGGCTGCCAACGGGGAAGAAGGGGCCCGTCTGGCAGAACGGCTCTCCCCGGATATTATCGTGACGGATGTGAAGATGCCCCGCATGGACGGGGTAGAGATGATCACCAGGCTGAGGGAAGAAGGGTGCACTGCCAGGTTCATTATCCTGACTGCTTACGGGGATTTTAAGTACGCACAAAGCGCATTGCGCTTAGGGGTCAGTGATTACCTCTTAAAGCCCTTAAAGGATGGAGATCTGGAGCAGGCCATCCTTCACATCAGGAGCCAGATTGAGAAAGGCACGGAAAAAGAGGCTGCGGCGCCGGTGCTCCGTTTTCATGCAGATAAGAAATCCAAAAACAAATATGTGGCTGAGGCCATCCGGTACATCCGGAGGCATTATCAGGAGAACATCACCATCAGCACGGTGGCGGAATATTTAGAAATCAGCGAGGGATATTTAAGCCGGGTGTTAAAAAAGGAAACGGATTATACATTTACCAGCTATCTCACCTTTTACCGGATGCAGGTAGCCATGTCCCTGCTTAAGGACTGCCGGGTCAAGGTTTATGAAGTGGCGGACCAGGTGGGATATTCGGACACGGCCTATTTCAGTGCGCAGTTTAAAAAGCTTTTGGGAGTGTCTCCCTCGGAATACCAGGAAAGATGCGGGAAGTAAAATGGTATTGTCTGCCGGCTGGAATCTATTGTAAATTATTGGTATTTATGTTATACTGAGAATATAATTCAATAAGGATTCAAAAGACGAAGGAGGTTATTACTATGAAATTTTTAAAGTGTAACCGTTGCGGTAATATTGTGGCGGTTGTAGAAGAAAAAGGCGGTACAATTACGTGTTGCGGAGAAGATATGCACGAATTGGCAGCCAATACAACAGATGCTGCAACTGAGAAGCACGTTCCGGTTATTGAGATTGACGGACACCATGTAAAAGTTACTGTTGGTTCCGTGGAACACCCAATGCTTCCTGAACATTTCATCGGTTGGATCGCATTAGAGACCAAGCAGGGCAATCAGAGAAAGATATTGAATCCGGGAGATAAACCGGTGGCTGAATTCATGCTTTGCGACGGAGATAAGATAGTTGCTGCATACGAATACTGTAATCTTCACGGATTATGGAAAGCTGATAAATAAGAAAATTAAAAAGCTCACGGGCCTGGTGGTCTGTGAGCTTTTTTTAGTATTACCAATTCTTGACTTCTGGCCTGATTTGCACTAGTATTAAATTTGCAGTTTTACTTTAGAATAGGAGAAGACCGTAGAATGAACAAGAAAGAAGCCAATGAAATAAAGAAACTTTTCACTCCGGCCAACTGTGCCATCAGCCGTATCTGCGGCTGCTATGTGGACGCGGAAAAGAACAAGAGAACGGAGCTTAAGGAAGCATTTTTATCCCTCCCAGAGGAAGAAGCATTTAAATATTTCACCATCTTTAGAAGCGGCCTGTCAGGGACCATCGGCAAGAACATGGTCAATATGGAATTTCCCTTACATACGGAAGCAGAAGGCGGAACCCAGAATTTTCTGCTGAAGCTCCGGGACAGCCAATTAAAGGATGATGCCCTGATTGAGGAATTCTATGACAGGTTGATTGCCAGCTACGATTACGGCGAGAATTATTACATCATCCTCATTCATTGTGCCTATGATATTCCCGCAAGGAGCTCCGATGGCCTGGAAATGGAAGATGCCTCTGATTTTGTATATGAATTCATTCAGTGCTCCATTTGCCCGGTGAAGCTGTCAAAGGCAGGGCTTTGCTACAATTCCGAGGCCAACGTCATCGAAAACCGCAACAGGGACTGGATCGTGGAGGCTCCTGATACCGGCTTTTTATTTCCGGCCTTCACAGACCGGAATACGGATATCCACAGCCTTTTATACTATGCCAAAAACCCGGAGCAGATGCCGGAACGCCTGATTGATGAACTGCTTGGCTGCGTGATACCTATGTCCGCCAAGAGCCAGAAGGAGACGTTCCAGGCCATTGTAGAGGAAACCCTGGGAGATAACTGCGATTTTGAAACGGTTAAGAGCCTTCACGAAAATTTAAATGAGATTCTTGAAGAAACAAAGGATGAGCCGGCTCCCTTTACCCTGGACAAGTACCAGATGAAAAGACTGTTGGAGAACAATGGAGCCAGCCAGGAGAAGCTGGAGGAATTTGAGCAGCGTTATAGCGAAGACGAAGAAAAGTCTGTGCCTCCCTTTATCGCGTCCAATGTGATCAATACCAAAAGCTTTGAGATTAAAACAACGGACGTGAGTATAAAGGTAGCCCCTGATAAGACCCATCTGGTAGAAAACCGGATGATCGACGGCAGGCCATGTATTGTCATCGGTATCAGCGAGCATGTGGAGATCAACGGAATCACGGTAAGGCCCATAGCAGCAGAAAGGACAATGGAGCCGGAGGAGTAAAACTCACCGGCTCCTTAATGGATGGACCAGGCCTTTAAAAAGTGTCTGGACGCAAAGGACTATGGTCTGGTCAAAGAGAAAGGCTGCAGCGGAAGAAAGGACCAGAACCAGGATAAAGGAAAGCAGGGTGCTGCCTGCCATGCCAAAGGAAAGCCAGTTGATCCCTGACCGCTCTCTGACAAAATAAAGCACGGCCCAGTGAACCAGCAGGATGGAATAGCTGTGCCGGATCAGGAAGTTCATCACCATCCCTGGCCTTGGAAGCCGGTTTTCCAGGGAACGAAGCATAAGAAAAACTGAGGCTCCCAGAAGGATCATGGCAGGAGCGCCTTCTGCCAATAGAATGGCCTTGTAATCAGGCCGCAGGGCGGTACAGAGGATGGTGAACAGAAAGGATACCATGCCAAGTCCCAACCAGGCCTTCCTGTATTTCATGGAAATGGGCTTGGAAAAGTAATAGCCAAGCAAAAACACTCCTTCCCATGGACTGATCATAAGTTCAAAGTTTAAGGGCAGGCCAATAACAGGCAGGTAAACGGCCAGACAGCGGAAAAGGAGGATTAGGACCGCCAGTCCGTGAAGCATGGAGCCGGTCAGATGCCTTAAAAGAATGCTGAAAAACGGAGCCAGGATATAGAGGGACAAAATGACATAGATCACCCACAAATGAGGCGCCCAGTCAATGGGGCCTGCCGCCATATCCTTTAAGGCTTTCAAGATTCCGTTCATGAGGCCGGAATTAAAATACCGGCAGGAGAGCAGGATATAAATGCAGTAGTAACAAAAAAAAGGAAGGGCCACCTGAAGGAACCGCTTATAATAAAAGGCAGGCAGGCTCTCCTTTTGCTCTCTCAGGATCAAAGCACCGCTGTTCATGATAAACAGGGTATTGCAGACCAGGAGAATAGAGGAAAGGGACTGAACCCCCACCCAGGTTTTGCTCCCGGCCGTAAGCCCGGCTGTGGAGAAATCAAGGCAGTGGACTAAAATAACGAAAAGGGCGGCAATAAGACGGACATAATCAAGGTAGAGGATCCTGCTTTTTCCGGAATCATTTCCTAAAAACAGATGTTTTAAATAATCTCTGTCCTTAAGCTGCCGCCTGATATGAATGCCGCAGGAAATTGCAATAAAAGCAAGTATTGTCATCTGTAACTTTCCCATAATTTCTGTTCCTTTCCGGTCCTTTTCATCTTATAAAGATAACAAGCTTTCACCATTATATCACAGGAATCCGTTCATCACAAACCAAACCCTTTGGCCATTCTCAGGAAAATTACGTGGTCAATCCCTGGCGGCTATGGTATACTTAAGAAAACGCCCTGCGGGGATACTTTTATGCCCAAAGAACATGGGCTGGAAAAAGAAAAATGCAGAGAGGAAATGACAGTGGCAGATCGGACATTTGGCTGGGTACAGGAGGCCTATACCCTGGAAAATCTAAAAAATGTTGTATCCGCGTTTGTGCCGGATTCAGAGATCAACAGGATCCTGCGTATGGATAAGATACCCAGGCTCATATCGGAAAAAGACGGAAAAGACGAGTTTATACGGGAATTAAGCAGCAGGGAAATTTCCATCCCCTATACCCATTTAAAGGGAAAAGGGACGCCTGCAGGCTATACAAGGAGCAATGCCCCTTGTTCCGGGATCATTCAGGCCGTCCTGCCGGGACAGCGAAAGGAATACCAAAGCGACTGGCCGGCAGATTCCTTTTTGAGATGGGCAGTGAGCATTGGCTTTCTTCATT
The nucleotide sequence above comes from Lacrimispora sp. BS-2. Encoded proteins:
- a CDS encoding response regulator; the protein is MYKVIVVEDETMVRRGIILTINWAALDCVIAGEAANGEEGARLAERLSPDIIVTDVKMPRMDGVEMITRLREEGCTARFIILTAYGDFKYAQSALRLGVSDYLLKPLKDGDLEQAILHIRSQIEKGTEKEAAAPVLRFHADKKSKNKYVAEAIRYIRRHYQENITISTVAEYLEISEGYLSRVLKKETDYTFTSYLTFYRMQVAMSLLKDCRVKVYEVADQVGYSDTAYFSAQFKKLLGVSPSEYQERCGK
- a CDS encoding desulfoferrodoxin family protein, which produces MKFLKCNRCGNIVAVVEEKGGTITCCGEDMHELAANTTDAATEKHVPVIEIDGHHVKVTVGSVEHPMLPEHFIGWIALETKQGNQRKILNPGDKPVAEFMLCDGDKIVAAYEYCNLHGLWKADK
- a CDS encoding DUF4317 domain-containing protein, encoding MNKKEANEIKKLFTPANCAISRICGCYVDAEKNKRTELKEAFLSLPEEEAFKYFTIFRSGLSGTIGKNMVNMEFPLHTEAEGGTQNFLLKLRDSQLKDDALIEEFYDRLIASYDYGENYYIILIHCAYDIPARSSDGLEMEDASDFVYEFIQCSICPVKLSKAGLCYNSEANVIENRNRDWIVEAPDTGFLFPAFTDRNTDIHSLLYYAKNPEQMPERLIDELLGCVIPMSAKSQKETFQAIVEETLGDNCDFETVKSLHENLNEILEETKDEPAPFTLDKYQMKRLLENNGASQEKLEEFEQRYSEDEEKSVPPFIASNVINTKSFEIKTTDVSIKVAPDKTHLVENRMIDGRPCIVIGISEHVEINGITVRPIAAERTMEPEE
- a CDS encoding acyltransferase, with amino-acid sequence MGKLQMTILAFIAISCGIHIRRQLKDRDYLKHLFLGNDSGKSRILYLDYVRLIAALFVILVHCLDFSTAGLTAGSKTWVGVQSLSSILLVCNTLFIMNSGALILREQKESLPAFYYKRFLQVALPFFCYYCIYILLSCRYFNSGLMNGILKALKDMAAGPIDWAPHLWVIYVILSLYILAPFFSILLRHLTGSMLHGLAVLILLFRCLAVYLPVIGLPLNFELMISPWEGVFLLGYYFSKPISMKYRKAWLGLGMVSFLFTILCTALRPDYKAILLAEGAPAMILLGASVFLMLRSLENRLPRPGMVMNFLIRHSYSILLVHWAVLYFVRERSGINWLSFGMAGSTLLSFILVLVLSSAAAFLFDQTIVLCVQTLFKGLVHPLRSR